The Bremerella cremea region CCAAGCGAATTCATGATGTTCACGCTCGGACTCGCACGTTCCAATACGTGCTAACCCTGAACTCCGACGATGCCATTCTGACTCCCGGGATGTCGGTAGTCGCCTGGCTTCCGACCGGTCCTGCTGAGAATCGATTGACCGTCCCCAAGGATGCGGTGATTCGTTCCGCAGGTATCTCTTACGTCTACAAAGCCGTTCCAGGCGAGAAGGGTGCCACCACGGCCGTGCGGACCCCGGTCACAGTTAAATTCGAGACCAACAAACTGATTGTCATTGAATCGCCGCAACTGGCCGACGGCGACCTCGTAGTCGTCGAAGGCAACGAACGCTTGATGCCGGGAATGCCGATCGCCGTAACCGTTGAATCTGGCAAGACTTCTCAAACAGCAGCCAATATGGCCGTTCAACCTCGTTAACTCCAAAGTTCACGCTAAGTAAGCCGGCGAACAGCAGAGATTCGGAACAGAGCAATAGGACTTCTTCATGAACTTCATCCAACTTGCCGTTAGGCAGCCCATCACCGTCGCGGTGGGTGTGATCTTGAGCATCATGGCCGGCGTGCTGGCCTTTACGAAGATGCCCATCCGGATGACGCCAGAAGTCCAATCGGTCGTTATTTCGGTGATGACCTACTGGGAAAACGCTTCGGCCCAGGAAATCGAATCCGACGTGATCGAAGAACAAGAGCAGCGTCTAGGCGATCTATCCGGGCTTGTCTCAATGACCAGCATTTCTCAGGCCGGCTCAGGGCAAATTCGCCTCGAGTTCATGACCGGAACCGACATCGACGACGCAATGGCCGAAGTCGATCAGAAGCTGTCCGAAGTCTCTGGCTATCCTGCCGAAGTCGATCAGCCGCAAGTGGAAGACTTCGACCCAGAATCGGTCGACTACATTGCCTGGATCGGGCTTGCTTCGACCGATCCCAACTTCGATGCGACCACGCTCTACGACTTCATGGAACGCCGCCTGCGTCCGCGGTTTGAACGAATACCAGGCGTTTCCCAGGTCGGCATTCGGGGAGCTCGCGAGAAAGAAGTTCAGATCAAAGTCGATCCCGTTGCCCTTTCGCAGCGTGGCATTACCTACCAGGAACTTGTTAACGCCCTGCAATACAACAACGGAAACTTCTCTGGCGGAAAACTACCAGAAGGTAAAAGCGATATTCGGGTACGAAGCGTTGGTCGTTTCCGCGATGCCCAGTGGGTAGAAAGCTTGGTCATTCGCCGTGAAGCGACCGGCCCGATTTACCTGCGCGATGTCGCCACCGTGGAAGAAGCCCACAAAGAGATGACCGAATGGGTTCGTGCTCGCGGCCAAACGATGCCGTTTTTCAGTTTCATGCTGGAAAGCGGCGGTAATCTCTTGCAAACCATGGATGGCATCAAGCAGGAGTTGGCCGATTTGAACCAGCCCGGCGGCGTGCTCGAGCAAGAGGCTAGGCGGCTTGGCATTAATGGAACGCTGGAACTGGTTCAAACCTATGACGCCACTTCGTACGTGGTCGACGCGATCGCCCTGGTGGAAAGCAACATCATCATGGGCGGTATCCTCGCCATTCTCACGTTGCTGTTGTTCCTCCGTTCACTGCGTACCATCGGGATTATTGCGATCGCTATTCCCATATCGACAGTCGTTGCCGTGGTGGTGATGGTGGCCATGGGACGTTCAATGAATATTATTTCATTGGCCGGCATGGCGTTCGCCGTGGGGATGGTGGTGGACAATGCAATCGTGGTGATCGAAAACATTTTCCGGCACATCGAAATGGGCAAGTCAGCGACTCGCGCGGCCGTAGACGGCACCCAGGAAGTTTCTGGAGCGGTGCTTGCCTCGACACTTACCACCCTGGTTGTGTTCTTTCCCATCTTACTTATTCAAGAACAAGCCGGACAACTTTTCCGTGACATTGCCTTGGCCATTATGGCGGCTGTGGGTGTCAGCTATATCGTTTCGACAACGGTCATTCCTTCCGCCGCCGGACAGTGGCTGAAGGCGAAGAACATTCAAGAGCATGCCCACGAGCCAAAGCCTTCGCCGCAGCCAGGCAAAAAGAAAACGGTGTTCCAAAAGGTTTGGGGATTCCTTCTAAAGCTAACCGATATGCCGACGCTGGTTGGCAACACGGTCTACGCGTTGATCGGCAATTGGACGACTCGCTTGGCGGTTATCGGTGGCTTCGGCGTGCTGACGATTGTCGGCATCGTGCTTCTTATCCCTCCGCTAGACTATCTTCCGACAGGGAATCGCAACATCGTGATCGGCATTTTAATGCCACCCCCTGGCTATAACGTCGAGCAGTTGACCGAGATCGGCGAGCGCATGGAGTCGAAAATCAAACCTGCCTGGGAAGCCGCCGGCGATAAGTTTGGTGCCGAAGCGGTCGTCCGTGGCGAAGAATGGGATGGTGAAGACCATCGCGTTCCGGTCCCTTTGTTCGGGACAGACCAAACCATCATGCCGCCACCTTTGGATCATTACTTCCTGGTGGCCTGGGATGGCCGGGTTCTTCAGGTAGGCATCTCGAAAGACAAGAAGCGGGTCGCCGATACGCCGTCGCTGTTTAGCTATGCAGCTGGCGGAGATCAAGCTCCAGGAGTGATTAACTTCGCATTCCAGATGCCCCTGTTCCGAACGGGTGGTACAACCGGTTCTGCCATCAAGATCGACTTGGTCGGTGACGATCTTGATCGGGTCAGCGGGGCGGCTGGGGCGCTACTGGGAACCTTGATGGAAAAGTACGGACCGATGGCCGTTACTCCTGAACCGGTTAACTTTGCCTTGCCAACGC contains the following coding sequences:
- a CDS encoding efflux RND transporter permease subunit translates to MNFIQLAVRQPITVAVGVILSIMAGVLAFTKMPIRMTPEVQSVVISVMTYWENASAQEIESDVIEEQEQRLGDLSGLVSMTSISQAGSGQIRLEFMTGTDIDDAMAEVDQKLSEVSGYPAEVDQPQVEDFDPESVDYIAWIGLASTDPNFDATTLYDFMERRLRPRFERIPGVSQVGIRGAREKEVQIKVDPVALSQRGITYQELVNALQYNNGNFSGGKLPEGKSDIRVRSVGRFRDAQWVESLVIRREATGPIYLRDVATVEEAHKEMTEWVRARGQTMPFFSFMLESGGNLLQTMDGIKQELADLNQPGGVLEQEARRLGINGTLELVQTYDATSYVVDAIALVESNIIMGGILAILTLLLFLRSLRTIGIIAIAIPISTVVAVVVMVAMGRSMNIISLAGMAFAVGMVVDNAIVVIENIFRHIEMGKSATRAAVDGTQEVSGAVLASTLTTLVVFFPILLIQEQAGQLFRDIALAIMAAVGVSYIVSTTVIPSAAGQWLKAKNIQEHAHEPKPSPQPGKKKTVFQKVWGFLLKLTDMPTLVGNTVYALIGNWTTRLAVIGGFGVLTIVGIVLLIPPLDYLPTGNRNIVIGILMPPPGYNVEQLTEIGERMESKIKPAWEAAGDKFGAEAVVRGEEWDGEDHRVPVPLFGTDQTIMPPPLDHYFLVAWDGRVLQVGISKDKKRVADTPSLFSYAAGGDQAPGVINFAFQMPLFRTGGTTGSAIKIDLVGDDLDRVSGAAGALLGTLMEKYGPMAVTPEPVNFALPTREIRITPNDERLQDVNMTRRDIGLAVAANGDGILLPRSFDVGGELKDLKIVNVEALQSDPTYSMLNSPIATPVGSVVDLEHLAHVENVEAADQIKHVDRQRAVTLQFTPPPGLPLQAAIDDVNETVAGLREAGVIAPDVEMRLAGSAGQLSQIREALMGDGSLVGTLGSSLFLALAIVYLLMVVLFQSWTYPLVIMVSVPLALLGGFAGLALVHYWSVVDRYMPVQNMDVLTILGFVILAGVVVNNAILIVYQTINFLQGTSEEGEDVSNLTPREAIAKSVESRVRPILMSTLTSVGGMLPLVLMPGSGSELYRGLGAVVVGGLVVSTVFTMFLVPVLLSVLFDIWKPTQVELDV